The stretch of DNA ATAAAGACCTTACCCATAGCACACTCCTTTAGTGAAGAAATTTAAGCACAACGAGTAATTTCTTCATTATTATTATTAATTAGAATCCAAAAGTTGATTTTTCAACCAACCGTAATTGAAAACTAGTCAAGGATAGTGTGTTAAGCAAGAAAGGAGAGGGGATTTTTAACTATAAAAAAGAAAGTGCGGCAAGCGCACTAAAATAAAAAGATATTAATCAATATGTTAGTTGTAATAACTAACAATATCAAAATTTAACAAAAATTTTACATCCAATCAGCATTTCGGATTACACCAACAGCAAGTCCTTCAATATCAAGAGATTCTTCCGACAAATCAACAACAATAGGATTGAAGTCATCATTTTCAGCATGAAGGAAAACTTTTTTACCTCTTTGCTCAAATCGCTTAACCGTAACATCTTCACCTACACGAGCAACAACAACCTGTCCATTACGCGCAACGGCACATCGATGAACAGCTAAAAGATCACCATCCATAATACCAATATCTTTCATACTCATGCCATTCACCCTGAGCAGAAAATCTGCCGCAGGTTTAAATAACATGGGATCGACTTGATAGTGGCTTTCGACATGCTCTTGAGCCAAAATAGGTTCACCTGCAGCAACTTTGCCAATTAATGGCAAACCTAATTGTTCCGGTTCTTCTTCTTCAACTAGTCTTAAGCCCCTGCTTGCACCTGGTACCATTTCGATAAAGCCTTTTTTTGAAAGGGCTTTCAA from Pseudoalteromonas ulvae UL12 encodes:
- the lexA gene encoding transcriptional repressor LexA; translated protein: MRPLTNRQAQILELIKVFIKDTGMPPTRAEIANTLGFKSANAAEEHLKALSKKGFIEMVPGASRGLRLVEEEEPEQLGLPLIGKVAAGEPILAQEHVESHYQVDPMLFKPAADFLLRVNGMSMKDIGIMDGDLLAVHRCAVARNGQVVVARVGEDVTVKRFEQRGKKVFLHAENDDFNPIVVDLSEESLDIEGLAVGVIRNADWM